The following proteins are encoded in a genomic region of Takifugu rubripes chromosome 21, fTakRub1.2, whole genome shotgun sequence:
- the LOC101069239 gene encoding U6 snRNA-associated Sm-like protein LSm1 — translation MNYVPGTASLIDDIDKKHLVLLRDGRTLIGYLRSIDQFANLVFHQTVERIHVGKKFGDIPRGIFIVRGENVVLLGEIDLDKPCDTFLQQVSIEEILEEQRMEQQAKQETEKVKLQALKDRGLSIPKADNLDEY, via the exons ATGAACTACGTCCCAGGGACAGCGAGCCTCATCGACGACATTGACA AGAAGCACCTGGTGTTGCTCCGAGATGGCAGAACATTGATCGGCTACCTCAGGAGCATTGATCAGTTCG CCAACCTGGTGTTCCACCAGACGGTCGAGCGGATCCACGTGGGGAAGAAGTTTGGAGACATCCCGAGAGGAATATTCATCGTGAGGGGGGAGaatgtggttctgctgggaGAGATC GACCTGGACAAGCCGTGCGACAccttcctgcagcaggtctccatcgaggagatcctggaggagcagcggatGGAGCAGCAGGCCAAACAGGAGACGGAGAAGGTGAAGCTGCAGGCCCTGAAGGACCGAGGCCTGTCCATCCCCAAAGCCGACAACTTAGACGAATATTAA
- the LOC101070385 gene encoding collagen alpha-1(III) chain-like, which yields MDAPQYPGYPSQYWYPQSHSTGHYASNYPPGSDVPPQYSPQVMSGAYPNAVYSPLQSHYPATAFHPSNPFYCADPQRPSSAPFPNQGCPAEQGGGPPPHSQHHHYSAPHCQGGSGYSAGPYPQYSEGSPAPPYPTGQPLPPSSQADTWTHTGGSYGPPQQQWQPGQPSPQNHYVRPSHPPAWPGTGTGAPPPYQPKEQKHQGAPQVGGKPRAAPSSLPTMPADISSPPQLYNRSRRGGVRSFTSRVSAVPGSGSSSRSYWTAAPGPSQSPGGHVPGAAAAGRRGRVCGQKDRQELSMSGGTADQRAAGVGLCGDRGAGDRPASSEGGRPADPGHPGSAGEESVLSWTHLWI from the exons ATG GATGCTCCCCAGTATCCAGGCTACCCGTCCCAGTACTGGTATCCCCAGTCCCATTCCACAGGACACTATGCCAGCAACTACCCCCCTGGGTCAGATGTTCCGCCTCAGTACAGTCCACAG GTGATGTCCGGGGCTTATCCCAACGCCGTCTACAGCCCGCTGCAGAGCCACTACCCAGCCACCGCCTTCCACCCATCCAACCCTTTTTACTGTGCGGACCCTCAGCGACCGTCCTCGGCTCCTTTCCCTAACCAGGGCTGCCCAGCAGAGCAGGGCGGTGGGCCCCCCCCACACTCCCAGCATCATCACTACTCTGCTCCTCACTGCCAAGGG ggTTCTGGATACTCTGCTGGACCCTACCCACAGTACAGTGAAGGCAGCCCAGCCCCCCCCTACCCCACTGGCCAGCCACTTCCCCCCAGCTCACAGGCcgacacatggacacacacggGGGGCTCTTATGGTCCCccacagcagcagtggcagcctGGACAGCCATCTCCACAGAACCACTATGTCCGTCCGTCCCACCCTCCAGCATGGCCCGGGACAGGAACCGGCGCCCCACCACCCTACCAACCCAAG GAGCAGAAGCACCAGGGTGCACCACAGGTGGGGGGCAAACCCAGGGCggccccttcctctctccccaccATGCCCGCTGACATCAGCTCTCCTCCTCAACTGTACAACagaagcaggagggggggggtccgaTCCTTCACCAGCCGAGTCTCTGCCGTCCCCGGCTCGGGCTCCAGCTCCCGCTCATACTGGACCGCAGCCCCTGGGCCTAGCCAGAGTCCAGGAGGTCATGTCccgggtgctgctgctgcaggaagacgtGGACGAGTTTGTGGGCAAAAAGACAGACAAGAGCTATCGATGTCTGGAGGAACTGCTGACCAaagagctgctggtgttggaCTCTGTGGAGACCGGGGGGCAGGAGATCGTCCGGCAAGCTCGGAAGGAGGCCGTCCAGCGGATCCAGGCCAtcctggatcagctggagaAGAAAGCGTTCTGAGCTGGACTCACTTGTGGATTTAG
- the LOC101070156 gene encoding dual specificity protein phosphatase 26-like — MSYVSKLPPSWNDGPARRRVEMDLSSPALAVSALERLLLTGKGISSHADEVWPRLYVGDQQSAEQGAGLSLQGFTHVLNAAEGEGGGRPRVYEGLRIIYMGIQARDSCHFDLSVSFQAAADFIHRALSRGGKVLVHCHVGVSRSATLVLAYLMLKQHLTLVEAICAVKENRGIHPNRGFLRQLIGLEKQLKGSN; from the exons ATGTCTTATGTATCCAAACTTCCTCCATCCTGGAACGACGGCCCAGCTCGTCGGAGAGTGGAGATGGATCTGAGCTCGCCGGCTCTGGCGGTGTCGGCGCTGGAACGACTGTTGTTGACCGGAAAGGGCATCAGCAGCCATGCGGATGAGGTGTGGCCGCGGCTCTACGTCGGAGACCA ACAGAGCGCGGAACAGGGTGCAGGTTTATCCCTGCAGGGATTCACTCACGTGCTGAATGCAGCCGAGGGTGAAGGCGGAGGGCGGCCTCGCGTATACGAGGGCCTGCGAATTATCTACATGGGTATCCAGGCTCGGGATTCCTGTCACTTTGACCTGAGCGTCAGCTTCCAGGCCGCCGCTGACTTCATCCACCGGGCTCtcagcagaggag GAAAGGTGCTGGTGCACTGTCATGTGGGCGTGAGCCGGTCTGCCACCCTGGTTCTGGCCTACCTGATGCTGAAGCAGCACCTGACCCTGGTGGAGGCTATCTGTGCAGTCAAGGAGAACCGGGGGATTCATCCCAACCGAGGATTCCTCCGACAGCTCATCGGGCTGGAGAAGCAGTTAAAGGGTTCCAACTGA